A portion of the Pedobacter cryoconitis genome contains these proteins:
- a CDS encoding glycoside hydrolase family 11 protein yields the protein MKKQNSLTRVTRKVAFGTAAIILLAGSTMLTSCKKEVNAEPEESASPKGKAAVESYQSGTHNGFFWSLWKSDGATGTVNYANGAAGNYSVNWSGFNGNFTCGKGYSVGSASYKIGYNLASYSNSGGGTFGWYGWSRTPYYEYYVNETWGKESPHTGTFLGTFDSDGTAYNVWTRWMPGKNIDGGDGFRQIYSSRVTKAPTGQNRVITFANHYNKWKSLGYTLGQLNIPAIMVSETWGTNTSGNINCTIWAQQ from the coding sequence CATTTTGCTTGCTGGCTCTACAATGTTAACCAGCTGTAAAAAAGAGGTTAATGCAGAGCCTGAAGAGAGTGCTTCTCCCAAAGGGAAAGCTGCTGTCGAATCTTACCAATCGGGCACACATAACGGCTTCTTTTGGTCACTTTGGAAAAGTGATGGCGCTACCGGTACCGTTAATTACGCAAATGGTGCAGCCGGAAATTACAGCGTTAACTGGAGCGGATTTAATGGTAATTTTACATGTGGCAAAGGATATTCTGTAGGTTCCGCTTCCTACAAAATAGGATATAACCTTGCCAGTTATTCAAATTCTGGTGGTGGTACTTTTGGCTGGTATGGATGGAGCAGAACCCCTTATTATGAATATTATGTGAACGAAACATGGGGCAAAGAATCACCTCATACCGGCACTTTCCTAGGCACTTTTGATAGCGATGGTACAGCTTATAACGTATGGACCCGTTGGATGCCAGGTAAAAATATTGATGGTGGTGATGGTTTCAGACAGATTTACAGCTCCAGAGTTACAAAAGCTCCTACCGGACAAAACCGCGTCATTACTTTTGCCAACCACTATAACAAATGGAAAAGCTTAGGATATACACTTGGTCAGTTAAATATTCCGGCCATTATGGTTTCAGAGACATGGGGTACTAATACGAGTGGCAATATTAACTGTACGATCTGGGCACAACAATAA
- a CDS encoding oxidoreductase: MTNSETTTKVWFITGSSRGLGRNLTESVLASGAYVVATARNPEKLNDLLAKYPDQLYTVKLEVTDQNQINQAVKAAIGHFGRINVLVNNAGFGITGAAEAFTDEEVRSQLETNLYAPIAITRAILPYMRKQRSGRILQISSVGGRVGHFGLTIYQAAKFGLGGFSEALAQEVAHLGIYVTSVEPGGFRTDWAGDSMSYAQTVEGYESTVDQIAGLFKAGNFVPMGDPDKAAKVMIDLVEHPNPPVHLILGSEAVGLIKHAEALKTAEFEEWIPVSVSTDHTNAVNFLETEEGKTLLKKA, from the coding sequence ATGACAAATTCAGAAACAACCACAAAAGTTTGGTTTATCACCGGAAGTTCAAGAGGATTAGGAAGAAACCTGACCGAAAGTGTGCTCGCAAGCGGAGCTTATGTAGTAGCAACAGCCCGTAATCCGGAAAAATTAAACGACCTTCTGGCAAAATATCCGGATCAGCTTTATACTGTAAAGCTGGAAGTCACAGATCAAAATCAAATTAATCAGGCAGTTAAAGCGGCTATCGGGCATTTTGGCCGTATTAATGTATTGGTAAACAATGCCGGTTTTGGCATTACCGGAGCTGCTGAAGCTTTTACGGATGAAGAAGTGCGCAGTCAGCTGGAAACTAATTTATATGCGCCTATTGCGATTACGCGTGCTATTTTACCTTATATGCGTAAACAACGCTCAGGAAGGATTCTTCAGATCAGTTCTGTAGGAGGGAGGGTTGGTCATTTCGGACTGACAATTTATCAAGCTGCTAAATTTGGCCTTGGTGGTTTTAGCGAAGCATTAGCTCAAGAAGTTGCTCATTTGGGAATTTATGTAACGAGCGTAGAGCCAGGAGGATTCCGTACAGACTGGGCAGGTGATTCGATGAGTTATGCGCAAACAGTGGAAGGATACGAATCTACTGTCGATCAAATAGCAGGACTCTTTAAAGCAGGTAATTTTGTGCCAATGGGAGATCCTGACAAAGCTGCGAAAGTAATGATTGATTTAGTTGAACATCCAAATCCACCAGTGCACCTGATACTGGGCAGTGAAGCTGTAGGGCTTATAAAACATGCTGAAGCTTTAAAAACAGCAGAATTTGAAGAGTGGATACCAGTATCTGTCTCTACCGACCACACAAACGCCGTCAATTTTCTGGAAACTGAAGAAGGAAAAACATTGTTGAAAAAAGCGTAA
- a CDS encoding helix-turn-helix domain-containing protein has translation MFQKEEDQKLTHILYSCYFSKSREGEQFVPEHIFSYQISGTLQLNDGHQSHVFKEGDFRFCKRNNLVKFIKIPPENGEFRSISVRLDQQMLRDFSREYGYYDQVKKQGSEIIQELKPDPLYKSYMDSLLPYQFKQPENQKLLSLKLREAILILLQTNPELADTLFDFTEPGKIDLEAFMNKNFHFNVEMKRFAYLTGRSLATFKRDFEKLYQIPPGRWLQQRRLQEAYHLIKEKGRAVSDVYLEVGFEDLSHFSFAFKKKYGLSPSRI, from the coding sequence ATGTTCCAGAAAGAAGAAGATCAAAAATTGACCCACATACTCTATTCCTGCTACTTCAGCAAGAGTAGAGAAGGAGAACAGTTCGTACCTGAACACATTTTTAGTTATCAGATTTCTGGAACTCTTCAGCTCAATGATGGCCATCAGTCTCATGTTTTTAAAGAAGGTGACTTTCGGTTCTGCAAAAGGAACAACCTGGTTAAATTCATTAAAATACCACCAGAAAATGGAGAATTCAGGTCAATATCAGTTCGTCTTGATCAGCAAATGCTTCGTGATTTTAGCAGAGAGTATGGTTATTATGATCAGGTTAAAAAGCAAGGCAGTGAGATTATTCAGGAATTAAAGCCGGATCCACTTTATAAAAGTTATATGGATTCTCTTCTTCCTTATCAATTCAAACAACCAGAGAATCAAAAACTCTTGTCTTTAAAATTAAGAGAGGCTATCCTAATCCTGCTGCAAACTAATCCGGAACTGGCAGATACCCTATTCGACTTCACAGAGCCAGGAAAAATAGATCTGGAAGCCTTTATGAATAAAAACTTTCACTTCAATGTGGAAATGAAAAGATTTGCTTATTTAACCGGAAGAAGCCTCGCAACCTTTAAAAGAGACTTCGAAAAACTTTACCAGATTCCCCCAGGCAGGTGGTTACAGCAAAGGAGATTACAAGAAGCCTATCATTTGATCAAGGAAAAAGGAAGGGCGGTTTCAGATGTTTATCTGGAAGTCGGTTTTGAAGATCTTTCCCATTTTTCTTTCGCTTTTAAGAAAAAATACGGGCTGTCACCTTCAAGGATTTAA
- a CDS encoding NAD(P)-dependent oxidoreductase gives MRFEKITIIDSCGLTQEIINQLTALSKNKISIYSDYPQDDDETLARIGDSDCVLVSWQTKITAEIIAQTSHLKYIGMCCSLYDEASANVNIIAAREKGIQVKGVKDYGDEGAVEFIFAQLIFLLKGLIKARWKDEPVELKNKSMGIIGLGTLGLMVAQTAQHFGMQVFYFSRSRKYEQEKNGITFLPLAELIASCDIISTHLPKNTVILTEREFKLKKPNSILVNTSLGVPFEKEAFLNWIADAKNFAIFDADGVGDFAEEFSGHDNIILSDQFGGFTFEAKQRLSEKVLTNITNYLNG, from the coding sequence ATGCGATTTGAAAAAATAACCATCATAGATAGCTGTGGCCTTACTCAGGAAATCATAAACCAGCTTACTGCTTTATCAAAAAATAAGATTAGCATCTATAGTGATTATCCTCAGGATGACGATGAAACGCTTGCCCGTATTGGAGATTCAGACTGTGTGCTGGTGAGCTGGCAAACAAAAATTACGGCAGAGATCATTGCACAGACTTCCCACTTAAAATATATTGGTATGTGTTGCAGTTTATATGACGAAGCTTCTGCAAATGTCAATATTATAGCTGCCCGTGAAAAAGGTATCCAGGTAAAAGGGGTTAAGGATTATGGGGATGAAGGTGCGGTAGAATTTATATTCGCACAGCTGATTTTCTTATTGAAAGGTTTAATAAAGGCCAGATGGAAAGATGAGCCTGTAGAGTTAAAAAATAAAAGCATGGGGATCATTGGTCTGGGAACCTTAGGACTGATGGTTGCCCAAACCGCACAGCATTTTGGAATGCAGGTATTTTATTTTAGCCGCAGCAGAAAGTACGAGCAGGAAAAAAATGGGATTACATTTTTGCCTTTAGCGGAATTAATAGCATCGTGTGATATCATCTCGACACATTTGCCAAAAAACACAGTTATACTTACAGAAAGGGAGTTTAAGTTAAAGAAACCAAATTCAATTCTTGTCAATACATCTCTGGGTGTACCTTTTGAGAAGGAAGCTTTTCTGAACTGGATTGCGGATGCAAAGAATTTTGCCATTTTCGATGCAGATGGAGTTGGAGACTTTGCAGAAGAATTTTCAGGCCATGATAATATCATTTTATCAGATCAGTTTGGAGGCTTTACGTTTGAAGCGAAACAAAGACTATCAGAGAAAGTACTGACGAACATAACCAATTACCTGAATGGTTAA